A stretch of DNA from Verrucomicrobiota bacterium:
CCGCCAAACTGGGTGACATCGAGCGCGCACTTGCTCACCGTGGTCATCTTGCGCCCCCCCTTGAGGACGCCCGCCGCCGCGACAATTTCCACCCCGTGGCACACCACGGCCACCGGTTTGTTTTGCTCGAAGAAATGCCGGGTGATGCGCAGGAGGTCCTGATCGTAACGCAAATATTCGGGGGCGCGTCCGCCGGAAACAAACAGGCCCGCATACTCCTCGGGCTTCACATCGCGAAAGGCAATGTCAGCCTTGATATGGTACGCGGGCTGCTCGCGGGTAATGTCCCACGGCACATCGGCGTTGGGCGGCACTTCATGCGCGACGCCGTTGTAGAGGCGCGCCTCGGGCCCGGCCACTACGACTTGAAATCCATCCTCCGGCAGACGAAAGAACGGGTAAAGCGTATCCATCATTTCCGTGGCATCACCAATGGGCATTAAAACTTTGGGCAATGGCATATTCTGATTCTCCGGGTTCCGGGGGGTGGTTTGCGTGGACGGCTCGCGTGCGTTCAGCAAGTACGGTGCCGCCTTGACTCCGGCGGCCGCCGTAACAGCTAATTGCAAAAACTGACGCCGATCCGTGCGATACATAACCTCCGCAGTCTGTCAGGGATTATGGCGGGTTCAAGGCTTTTTTCGGCAGGGGATGAAATCGCGATTACGCTGTGGAGCATGCGGCGGAACTCCAATCCAGGGGATCATGAATTATGGCATGGGCAAGCGAAACCAAAAGGTGCTGCCGTGACCAACGCGGCTCGTCAGACCAATGGTCCCGCCATGGGCTTCGACCGCCATTTTGCAGAACGTTAGCCCCAAGCCGGTGCCGAAGCGGCGTTTATCGTCGCCAGCCTGGCCAAATTTCTCAAAGATTTTCTGGTGCCAAGGGGCAGGGATTCCCGGCCCATTATCCACAATGGAAAACTGGACCGACTGCGGTTCCACTTTAACGCTCACGGTGATTTGCCCATGCGGCGGCGTGTGCTTCATCGCGTTGGCAATCAAGTTTTCCATGACTCGCGCAATGAGCCCGCCATCCATCCGGACGAGGATCGGGGTGTCTGGCGCATCGAGGCACAGCCCGCGTCCGCGTCTTAGCGCTGACATTTTCTCCATGACCTGCCGGGTCAGGGCCGCCAGATCGTGTTCCGCCTTGTCCAACGGCATTTCCCCCGCTTCCATCCGGCTCACATCCAGCAGCGAGCGGGTCATTTCCAATACATTTTGCGCCGCCTCACGCGCCGCTTGAATATGATGCTTGCCGTCTGCGGAGAGTCGCGCCGCGTCGGTGAAACTCAATAGTTCCAAGTACCCATCCACCACCAACAGCGGCGTGCGCATATCATGCACGATCATGTGGGTCAGATTGTCCCGCAAGGCCTCGAGATGCTTGAGCCGCTCGTAACTGGTCTGCACCTGTTCGTTACGATGCTCCAATTCGAGCTGTAACCGGTGCAAGCGCAGGTGGGTGCCCACCCGGGCGGCGACCTCGGAAAGCTGGAATGGCTTGGTGATGTAATCCACCCCCCCTGCCTCAAAGGCGCGAATTTTGTCCGCAGTGGCATCCAGGGCGCTGATGAAGATAATCGGGATATTGGACAGCCGCGGATTGGCCTTGAGTTGCTGGCAAACCTCGAAGCCATTCAGGTCCGGCAAGCCAATATCCAACAGGATCATATCCGGTGGCGATGCTTGCGCCGATTGAAGTGCGAGTGCGCCACTGGCCGTAATTAAAACCTCATACCCCGAGGCTTTTAACATGCTCGC
This window harbors:
- a CDS encoding hybrid sensor histidine kinase/response regulator — protein: MNATILVVDDSSDVAQILASMLKASGYEVLITASGALALQSAQASPPDMILLDIGLPDLNGFEVCQQLKANPRLSNIPIIFISALDATADKIRAFEAGGVDYITKPFQLSEVAARVGTHLRLHRLQLELEHRNEQVQTSYERLKHLEALRDNLTHMIVHDMRTPLLVVDGYLELLSFTDAARLSADGKHHIQAAREAAQNVLEMTRSLLDVSRMEAGEMPLDKAEHDLAALTRQVMEKMSALRRGRGLCLDAPDTPILVRMDGGLIARVMENLIANAMKHTPPHGQITVSVKVEPQSVQFSIVDNGPGIPAPWHQKIFEKFGQAGDDKRRFGTGLGLTFCKMAVEAHGGTIGLTSRVGHGSTFWFRLPMP
- a CDS encoding DJ-1/PfpI family protein; the encoded protein is MPLPKVLMPIGDATEMMDTLYPFFRLPEDGFQVVVAGPEARLYNGVAHEVPPNADVPWDITREQPAYHIKADIAFRDVKPEEYAGLFVSGGRAPEYLRYDQDLLRITRHFFEQNKPVAVVCHGVEIVAAAGVLKGGRKMTTVSKCALDVTQFGGEYVAKSCVVDGNLVSCGTWHDYNTEFFKVFIAKLKAATAARR